In one Alnus glutinosa chromosome 14, dhAlnGlut1.1, whole genome shotgun sequence genomic region, the following are encoded:
- the LOC133857698 gene encoding nuclear intron maturase 4, mitochondrial isoform X5, with amino-acid sequence MEADWREEQTNLSELQKPTKIQAICTETLHGKSARRLQSCTYYSSAAATNDDTDKGTEKMTLAKNLACLVEESSCVDERKPRSRMGLKRSFELHIKKRVKEQYMNGKFQNLMEKVIANPDTLQDAYNCIRLNSNVDISLNNDRASFETTAEELCSGSFDVNANTFSVSTKGARKETLVLPNIKLKIVQEAIRIVLEVVYKPHFSKISHGCRSGRGHSTALKYINKEISNPDWWFTFHINRKLDACVLAKIISTMEDKIDDPMFYDIIRNMFDAQVLNLEFGGFSKGHGLPQEGVLSPILINIYLDLFDREFYRLSMKYEALDPGFLSNQDGSYSKLRTWFRRQLKGNDLNCKSEKNVSIRVHSCRFMDEIFCAVSGSKELALSFKCEILNYLQNSLLLDVDNQTEVLPCEGPQGIRFLGYLVRRSIRESPAMKAVHKLKEKVNLFALQKQEAWNAGTIRIGKKCLGHGLKKVKESEIKHLADCNSILSQISRFRKAGMETDHWYKLLLKIWMQDVKAKTAKSEEIILSKYVAEPSLPQELMDSFYEFQRRAEEYVSSETASTLALLTNLNSSSKSDSITEIIAPVDAIKKRLLRYGLATYEGHPRTTSLLVLQDKDQIINWFSGLVRRWLRWCSQCDNFSDVKLLISDQVRKSCIRTLAAKYRIHENEIEKRFDSQLSRIPSTQEIEQEMENETSDTQAFDNDEALMYGISYSGLCLLSLARVVTQSRPCNCFVMGCPSPAPDVYTLHVMERQKFPGWKTGFSSCIHPSLNKRRIGLCKQHLKDLYLGHISLQSIDFGAWK; translated from the exons ATGGAGGCTGATTGGAGGGAAGAACAAACAAATCTTTCAGAGCTccaaaaacccacaaaaattcAAGCAATTTGTACAGAAACTTTACATG GTAAGTCTGCTAGAAGATTACAATCTTGCACGTATTATTCTTCTGCTGCAGCAACTAATGATGACACTGATAAGGGCACTGAAAAAATGACATTGGCAAAGAACTTGGCCTGTCTTGTCGAAGAATCTTCTTGTGTTGATGAGAGAAAGCCCAGGAGTAGAATGGGGCTGAAGAGGTCTTTTGAACTCCACATAAAGAAGAGGGTGAAGGAGCAATACATGAATGGGAAGTTTCAAAACCTAATGGAAAAAGTGATTGCCAATCCAGACACTCTTCAGGATGCTTACAATTGTATAAGGCTAAATTCAAATGtagatatatcattaaataatgACAGAGCCTCTTTTGAAACCACGGCTGAAGAGCTTTGTAGTGGGAGTTTTGATGTCAATGCCAATACTTTCTCTGTCTCAACAAAGGGTGCAAGGAAAGAAACCCTTGTCCTTCCCAATATTAAGTTGAAGATTGTTCAGGAAGCTATCAGAATAGTTCTAGAAGTTGTTTACAAGCCCCACTTTTCTAAGATTTCTCATGGTTGTCGGAGTGGAAGAGGACACTCAACGGCATTGAAGTACATCAACAAAGAGATCTCTAACCCTGATTGGTGGTTTACCTTTCACATAAATAGAAAGCTCGATGCTTGTGTCCTAGCTAAAATCATTTCAACAATGGAGGACAAGATAGACGATCCCATGTTTTACGATATCATTCGCAACATGTTTGATGCTCAGGTACTCAATCTGGAGTTCGGGGGTTTTTCAAAAGGTCATGGTCTACCACAAGAGGGAGTGTTGTCCCCTatactaataaatatatatcttGACCTCTTTGACCGTGAATTTTACAGATTGTCAATGAAATATGAAGCTCTGGATCCAGGTTTTCTTTCTAATCAAGATGGGTCCTATTCCAAGCTGCGCACTTGGTTTAGGAGACAGCTGAAGGGCAATGATCTCAActgcaaaagtgaaaagaatgTTAGTATAAGAGTTCATTCTTGTCGTTTCATGGATGAGATATTTTGTGCAGTCTCTGGTTCCAAAGAACTTGCTCTCAGTTTTAAGTGTGAGATTCTAAATTACTTGCAGAATTCTTTGCTCTTGGATGTTGACAATCAAACAGAAGTATTACCATGTGAGGGGCCCCAGGGGATTCGCTTTCTGGGCTATTTGGTTAGAAGAAGCATAAGAGAAAGTCCTGCTATGAAGGCTGTTCACAAGTTAAAGGAAAAGGTTAATTTGTTTGCTTTACAAAAACAAGAGGCGTGGAATGCCGGGACTAttagaattggcaagaaatgtCTGGGTCATGGTTTGAAGAAGGTTAAAGAGTCTGAAATCAAGCATTTAGCTGATTGTAACTCTATTTTGAGCCAAATTTCCCGTTTCCGTAAAGCTGGGATGGAAACTGATCATTGGTACAAGCTCTTACTAAAGATATGGATGCAAGATGTTAAAGCCAAAACAGCAAAGAGTGAGGAAATTATCCTTTCTAAGTATGTTGCAGAACCATCCCTTCCCCAAGAACTGATGGACTCCTTTTATGAATTTCAGAGGCGTGCAGAAGAATATGTTTCTTCTGAGACAGCTTCTACTCTTGCTCTTTTGACAAATTTGAACTCCTCTAGCAAATCTGACTCCATCACTGAGATTATTGCTCCTGTTGATGCCATAAAAAAGAGGCTTTTACGATATGGATTGGCCACCTATGAAGGGCACCCTCGTACAACTTCTCTGCTTGTTTTACAAGATAAGGACCAGATTATCAACTGGTTTTCTGGTCTTGTCCGCCGTTGGCTTAGATGGTGTAGTCAGTGCGATAATTTTAGTGATGTAAAGCTCTTAATTTCTGATCAAGTTAGGAAATCTTGCATTCGTACTCTAGCAGCGAAGTACCGGATACATGAAAACGAGATAGAAAAACGGTTTGACTCACAATTGAGCAGGATTCCTTCTACTCAAGAAATAGAGCAAGAGATGGAAAATGAGACATCAGATACCCAAGCTTTTGATAATGATGAGGCTTTGATGTATGGGATATCTTATAGTGGCTTGTGTTTACTTTCTCTAGCAAGAGTGGTGACCCAGTCACGGCCTTGCAATTGTTTTGTTATGGGGTGCCCTTCTCCAGCACCAGATGTTTATACTCTTCATGTGATGGAAAGGCAGAAGTTCCCAGGCTGGAAGACAGGGTTCTCAAGTTGTATTCATCCTAGCTTGAATAAAAGACGGATCGGGTTGTGTAAGCAACATTTAAAAGATTTGTATCTTGGTCATATATCACTTCAGTCCATTGATTTTGGTGCCTGGAAATGA
- the LOC133857698 gene encoding nuclear intron maturase 4, mitochondrial isoform X2 yields MEADWREEQTNLSELQKPTKIQAICTETLHARLILVYGSSCSPRVKRTMRLLGLSSVCKANLLKGKSARRLQSCTYYSSAAATNDDTDKGTEKMTLAKNLACLVEESSCVDERKPRSRMGLKRSFELHIKKRVKEQYMNGKFQNLMEKVIANPDTLQDAYNCIRLNSNVDISLNNDRASFETTAEELCSGSFDVNANTFSVSTKGARKETLVLPNIKLKIVQEAIRIVLEVVYKPHFSKISHGCRSGRGHSTALKYINKEISNPDWWFTFHINRKLDACVLAKIISTMEDKIDDPMFYDIIRNMFDAQVLNLEFGGFSKGHGLPQEGVLSPILINIYLDLFDREFYRLSMKYEALDPGFLSNQDGSYSKLRTWFRRQLKGNDLNCKSEKNVSIRVHSCRFMDEIFCAVSGSKELALSFKCEILNYLQNSLLLDVDNQTEVLPCEGPQGIRFLGYLVRRSIRESPAMKAVHKLKEKVNLFALQKQEAWNAGTIRIGKKCLGHGLKKVKESEIKHLADCNSILSQISRFRKAGMETDHWYKLLLKIWMQDVKAKTAKSEEIILSKYVAEPSLPQELMDSFYEFQRRAEEYVSSETASTLALLTNLNSSSKSDSITEIIAPVDAIKKRLLRYGLATYEGHPRTTSLLVLQDKDQIINWFSGLVRRWLRWCSQCDNFSDVKLLISDQVRKSCIRTLAAKYRIHENEIEKRFDSQLSRIPSTQEIEQEMENETSDTQAFDNDEALMYGISYSGLCLLSLARVVTQSRPCNCFVMGCPSPAPDVYTLHVMERQKFPGWKTGFSSCIHPSLNKRRIGLCKQHLKDLYLGHISLQSIDFGAWK; encoded by the exons ATGGAGGCTGATTGGAGGGAAGAACAAACAAATCTTTCAGAGCTccaaaaacccacaaaaattcAAGCAATTTGTACAGAAACTTTACATG CTAGGCTGATTCTAGTCTATGGGAGTTCATGTAGTCCGCGAGTAAAAAGAACAATGCGGCTCTTGGGGTTGTCAAGTGTTTGCAAAGCAAACTTGCTGAAAG GTAAGTCTGCTAGAAGATTACAATCTTGCACGTATTATTCTTCTGCTGCAGCAACTAATGATGACACTGATAAGGGCACTGAAAAAATGACATTGGCAAAGAACTTGGCCTGTCTTGTCGAAGAATCTTCTTGTGTTGATGAGAGAAAGCCCAGGAGTAGAATGGGGCTGAAGAGGTCTTTTGAACTCCACATAAAGAAGAGGGTGAAGGAGCAATACATGAATGGGAAGTTTCAAAACCTAATGGAAAAAGTGATTGCCAATCCAGACACTCTTCAGGATGCTTACAATTGTATAAGGCTAAATTCAAATGtagatatatcattaaataatgACAGAGCCTCTTTTGAAACCACGGCTGAAGAGCTTTGTAGTGGGAGTTTTGATGTCAATGCCAATACTTTCTCTGTCTCAACAAAGGGTGCAAGGAAAGAAACCCTTGTCCTTCCCAATATTAAGTTGAAGATTGTTCAGGAAGCTATCAGAATAGTTCTAGAAGTTGTTTACAAGCCCCACTTTTCTAAGATTTCTCATGGTTGTCGGAGTGGAAGAGGACACTCAACGGCATTGAAGTACATCAACAAAGAGATCTCTAACCCTGATTGGTGGTTTACCTTTCACATAAATAGAAAGCTCGATGCTTGTGTCCTAGCTAAAATCATTTCAACAATGGAGGACAAGATAGACGATCCCATGTTTTACGATATCATTCGCAACATGTTTGATGCTCAGGTACTCAATCTGGAGTTCGGGGGTTTTTCAAAAGGTCATGGTCTACCACAAGAGGGAGTGTTGTCCCCTatactaataaatatatatcttGACCTCTTTGACCGTGAATTTTACAGATTGTCAATGAAATATGAAGCTCTGGATCCAGGTTTTCTTTCTAATCAAGATGGGTCCTATTCCAAGCTGCGCACTTGGTTTAGGAGACAGCTGAAGGGCAATGATCTCAActgcaaaagtgaaaagaatgTTAGTATAAGAGTTCATTCTTGTCGTTTCATGGATGAGATATTTTGTGCAGTCTCTGGTTCCAAAGAACTTGCTCTCAGTTTTAAGTGTGAGATTCTAAATTACTTGCAGAATTCTTTGCTCTTGGATGTTGACAATCAAACAGAAGTATTACCATGTGAGGGGCCCCAGGGGATTCGCTTTCTGGGCTATTTGGTTAGAAGAAGCATAAGAGAAAGTCCTGCTATGAAGGCTGTTCACAAGTTAAAGGAAAAGGTTAATTTGTTTGCTTTACAAAAACAAGAGGCGTGGAATGCCGGGACTAttagaattggcaagaaatgtCTGGGTCATGGTTTGAAGAAGGTTAAAGAGTCTGAAATCAAGCATTTAGCTGATTGTAACTCTATTTTGAGCCAAATTTCCCGTTTCCGTAAAGCTGGGATGGAAACTGATCATTGGTACAAGCTCTTACTAAAGATATGGATGCAAGATGTTAAAGCCAAAACAGCAAAGAGTGAGGAAATTATCCTTTCTAAGTATGTTGCAGAACCATCCCTTCCCCAAGAACTGATGGACTCCTTTTATGAATTTCAGAGGCGTGCAGAAGAATATGTTTCTTCTGAGACAGCTTCTACTCTTGCTCTTTTGACAAATTTGAACTCCTCTAGCAAATCTGACTCCATCACTGAGATTATTGCTCCTGTTGATGCCATAAAAAAGAGGCTTTTACGATATGGATTGGCCACCTATGAAGGGCACCCTCGTACAACTTCTCTGCTTGTTTTACAAGATAAGGACCAGATTATCAACTGGTTTTCTGGTCTTGTCCGCCGTTGGCTTAGATGGTGTAGTCAGTGCGATAATTTTAGTGATGTAAAGCTCTTAATTTCTGATCAAGTTAGGAAATCTTGCATTCGTACTCTAGCAGCGAAGTACCGGATACATGAAAACGAGATAGAAAAACGGTTTGACTCACAATTGAGCAGGATTCCTTCTACTCAAGAAATAGAGCAAGAGATGGAAAATGAGACATCAGATACCCAAGCTTTTGATAATGATGAGGCTTTGATGTATGGGATATCTTATAGTGGCTTGTGTTTACTTTCTCTAGCAAGAGTGGTGACCCAGTCACGGCCTTGCAATTGTTTTGTTATGGGGTGCCCTTCTCCAGCACCAGATGTTTATACTCTTCATGTGATGGAAAGGCAGAAGTTCCCAGGCTGGAAGACAGGGTTCTCAAGTTGTATTCATCCTAGCTTGAATAAAAGACGGATCGGGTTGTGTAAGCAACATTTAAAAGATTTGTATCTTGGTCATATATCACTTCAGTCCATTGATTTTGGTGCCTGGAAATGA